One genomic segment of Profundibacter amoris includes these proteins:
- the clpS gene encoding ATP-dependent Clp protease adapter ClpS, which yields MSDKDGDEDGDTGVALKTRPKTARPPMYKVLMLNDDYTPMEFVTYVLERIFGLSGAQAVEIMLTVHKKGLAVVGVFSHEVAETKVAQVMDLARRNQHPLQCTMEKE from the coding sequence ATGTCCGACAAGGACGGGGATGAAGATGGCGACACCGGCGTTGCGCTGAAAACCCGCCCCAAAACAGCGCGCCCCCCTATGTACAAGGTGCTGATGCTGAATGACGACTACACGCCGATGGAATTTGTCACCTATGTGCTGGAGCGGATATTCGGGCTAAGTGGTGCGCAGGCGGTCGAAATCATGCTGACGGTGCATAAAAAGGGGCTGGCGGTGGTCGGTGTCTTTTCGCACGAGGTGGCCGAAACCAAGGTGGCGCAGGTGATGGACCTTGCGCGGCGCAACCAGCATCCGCTGCAATGCACGATGGAAAAGGAATAG
- a CDS encoding class I SAM-dependent methyltransferase — MKHSRLNLILDSGALQLPDDGEIAVYGAGAGDDLSALPKDRCEVIQGFKPDSDALTARGFKVSVAATGPYAVSVVKLARSKVQTRMMLAEAVAKTPGGLIIVDGMKTDGADGFYKECRKRVEVSQAFSKAHGKLFWFTAKPAFDDWADKGPITLPGGFQTVPGVFSAEKIDRGSQALVDALPAKLPKRLADLGAGWGFLSRHILMREKVRELHLVEADFNALECARVNVTDERAHFHWADATRFMPDRPFDGIISNPPFHTSRKADPEIGRAFIHAAAGMLTPSGQMWLVANRHLPYERTLAETFRFVDEIAGDNSFKILRATKPLRGKRPQD, encoded by the coding sequence ATGAAACATTCCCGATTGAATCTAATCCTTGATAGCGGCGCGTTACAACTGCCCGATGATGGCGAAATCGCCGTATATGGTGCAGGGGCGGGGGATGATTTGTCAGCCCTGCCCAAGGACCGCTGCGAGGTTATTCAAGGGTTCAAGCCCGACTCTGACGCGCTAACCGCACGCGGGTTCAAGGTGTCGGTGGCGGCCACGGGGCCATATGCGGTGTCGGTGGTGAAACTGGCCCGCTCCAAGGTGCAAACGCGGATGATGCTGGCCGAGGCCGTGGCGAAAACGCCCGGCGGGCTGATCATTGTGGACGGGATGAAAACAGACGGGGCCGACGGGTTTTACAAGGAATGCCGCAAGCGGGTCGAGGTCAGTCAGGCGTTTTCCAAGGCGCATGGCAAGCTGTTCTGGTTCACGGCCAAACCGGCATTTGACGACTGGGCCGACAAGGGGCCGATCACACTGCCCGGCGGGTTCCAAACCGTCCCCGGTGTGTTTTCGGCGGAAAAGATTGACCGTGGATCGCAAGCGCTGGTGGATGCACTGCCCGCAAAGCTGCCCAAACGGCTGGCCGATCTGGGCGCCGGATGGGGGTTTTTGTCGCGTCACATATTGATGCGCGAAAAGGTGCGTGAACTGCATCTGGTCGAGGCCGATTTCAACGCGCTGGAATGTGCCCGTGTGAACGTTACGGATGAACGCGCGCATTTCCATTGGGCCGATGCCACGCGGTTCATGCCTGACAGGCCGTTTGACGGTATCATCAGCAACCCGCCCTTTCATACCAGCCGCAAGGCGGACCCCGAAATCGGCCGCGCCTTTATCCATGCGGCGGCGGGGATGTTGACACCTTCGGGACAAATGTGGCTGGTGGCTAACCGGCACCTGCCCTATGAACGCACGCTGGCCGAGACATTCCGTTTTGTTGACGAAATCGCCGGTGACAATTCCTTCAAAATCCTTCGGGCCACCAAACCGCTGCGCGGTAAACGTCCGCAGGACTGA